In Excalfactoria chinensis isolate bCotChi1 chromosome 5, bCotChi1.hap2, whole genome shotgun sequence, a single genomic region encodes these proteins:
- the SLC39A13 gene encoding zinc transporter ZIP13, with protein MTEQKLLLNGAFSLILITACEAQQLPRSHAATSSGPLCEKEAESWGNLLSSERLDAWICSLIGSFMVGLSGIFPLLVIPFETGAALRSEAGSRRLKQLLSFAIGGLLGNVFLHLLPEAWAYTCSATAGEGQSFQQQKLLGLWVIIGFLTFLALEKIFLEKEEECPGVGCDDKAPSGKIPNGSGYPLPNVAGKSQRAGINSTQCNGSSLQSCRTDNRIKISGYLNLLANTIDNFTHGLAVAASFLVSRKVGFLTTMAILLHEIPHEVGDFAILLRAGFDRWSAAKMQLSTALGGIVGACFAICAQSPKGAGETVAWILPFTSGGFLYIALVNVVPDLLEEKNPWNSLQQVLLLCTGITVMVLLAHN; from the exons ATGACagaacaaaagcttctgctCAATGGGGCATTCTCCTTGATTCTGATCACGGCCTGTGAAGCTCAACAGCTCCCGAGGAGTCATGCTGCCACCAGTTCTGGTCCTCTTTGTGAGAAGGAGGCAGAGTCCTGGGGAAACCTGTTAAGCAGTGAGCGGCTGGATGCCTGGATCTGTTCCCTCATCGGCTCGTTCATGGTGGGGCTGAGTGGGATCTTCCCCTTGCTGGTGATCCCCTTTGAGACAGGAGCTGCTCTACGGTCAGAAG CTGGATCACGTCGTTTGAAGCAGTTGTTGAGCTTTGCAATTGGTGGACTACTAGGAAATGTGTTTCTCCACCTGCTTCCCGAAGCCTGGGCCTATACATGCAGTGCAACAGCAG gagaagggcagagctttcagcagcagaagcttctgGGTCTCTGGGTGATCATTGGTTTCTTGACTTTCCTGGCACTAGAGAAGATCTTCctagagaaagaagaggagTGCCCTGGTGTG GGCTGTGATGACAAGGCCCCTTCTGGAAAGATTCCAAATGGAAGCGGCTACCCTCTGCCAAACGTGGCAGGCAAATCGCAAAGAGCAGGAATAAATTCAACTCAGTGTAATGGCTCTTCTCTTCAATCTTGTCGAACAGACAACAGAATCAAG atTAGCGGGTACCTCAATTTGCTGGCCAACACCATTGATAACTTTACACATGGTCTGGCAGTAGCAGCCAGCTTCCTGGTTAGCAGAAAG GTTGGGTTCCTAACCACAATGGCCATTCTCCTGCATGAAATCCCACACGAG GTAGGGGACTTTGCAATCCTACTTCGGGCTGGGTTTGATCGCTGGAGCGCAGCCAAAATGCAGCTTTCTACAGCTCTGGGGGGAATTGTAGGAGCCTGCTTTGCAATATGTGCACAGTCACCAAAAGGAGCAG GGGAAACTGTAGCCTGGATCCTCCCTTTCACTTCTGGAGGATTTCTGTATATTGCCTTGGTAAATGTTGTGCCTGATCTTCTGGAGGAAAAGAACCCGTG GAACTCCCTGCAGCAAGTTCTGCTTCTGTGTACAGGCATTACAGTCATGGTGCTACTTGCTCACAACTGA